A single genomic interval of Helianthus annuus cultivar XRQ/B chromosome 13, HanXRQr2.0-SUNRISE, whole genome shotgun sequence harbors:
- the LOC110898323 gene encoding serine/threonine-protein kinase PCRK1 translates to MKCFTFSPCEEKEETTTTPTKSLSITSLFTGRSWTGFNSQTVSDVSTASAGRTNVYSFSKGQSNLKVFTFAELKAATNGFSRSAKLGEGGFGCVYFGSIKSPQDPATKIHVAVKQLGRRGLQGHKEWVTEVNVLGVVDHPNLVKLIGYCAEDDERGIQRLLVYEFMPNRSVEDHLAARAQKPLSWAMRLKVAQDAARGLTYLHEEMDIQIIFRDFKSSNILLDNQWNAKLSDFGLARLGPQEGLTHVSTAVVGTMGYAAPEYIQTGRLRAQSDVWSYGVFLYELITGRRPLDRNLPKSEQKLLEWVKPYLDSRRFRLIVDPRLEGKYSMKSAQKLSIIANKCLSKNPKARPKMSEVLEMVNQLFGTTPEGTSPRPPPKSPVHAVPIVEPIEPENVFVEPTEGKKTSEDTPIKTKRRFIDIKFGGLSRIWPSKLLKT, encoded by the exons ATGAAGTGTTTTACATTCTCTCCCtgtgaagaaaaggaagaaacaacAACAACTCCGACAAAATCGTTATCGATCACTTCTTTATTCACAGGAAGATCATGGACAGGATTCAATTCTCAAACCGTGTCTGACGTAAGCACAGCGTCGGCAGGCAGGACAAATGTTTATAGTTTTTCAAAAGGGCAAAGTAACCTTAAAGTCTTCACTTTCGCCGAACTCAAGGCGGCTACTAACGGTTTTAGTCGGTCCGCAAAGCTTGGTGAGGGTGGGTTCGGGTGTGTCTACTTCGGCTCCATCAAGTCCCCTCAAGATCCCGCTACAAAGATTCATGTGGCTGTCAAGCAGCTTGGCAGACGCGGTTTACAG gGGCATAAAGAGTGGGTGACGGAGGTAAATGTTCTCGGGGTGGTTGATCACCCGAACCTTGTGAAGTTAATCGGTTATTGTGCGGAAGATGATGAAAGAGGCATCCAACGGCTTTTAGTTTATGAGTTTATGCCTAATAGAAGCGTGGAAGATCATTTAGCCGCTAGGGCTCAGAAACCTCTTTCGTGGGCCATGAGACTTAAAGTGGCCCAAGACGCAGCTCGTGGCTTGACATACCTACACGAGGAAATGGACATTCAG ATTATCTTTAGAGATTTTAAATCTTCGAACATTCTTCTTGACAATCAATGGAACGCAAAGCTTTCGGATTTTGGATTGGCTAGATTAGGCCCTCAAGAAGGACTAACGCATGTCTCCACAGCG GTTGTAGGAACCATGGGATACGCAGCTCCAGAGTACATCCAAACCGGGCGACTTAGAGCCCAGAGTGATGTGTGGAGCTACGGGGTTTTTCTATATGAACTTATCACGGGTAGGCGTCCATTGGATCGAAACCTACCCAAGAGCGAGCAAAAGCTTCTAGAATGGGTGAAACCGTATCTTGATTCAAGAAGGTTTCGGCTAATAGTTGATCCTAGGCTAGAAGGTAAATACTCAATGAAGTCGGCACAAAAGTTGTCGATTATAGCAAACAAGTGTTTGTCTAAGAACCCGAAAGCGAGGCCAAAGATGAGTGAGGTGTTGGAAATGGTTAACCAGCTCTTTGGGACCACACCAGAAGGAACCAGTCCTAGACCGCCTCCAAAGAGTCCGGTCCACGCGGTTCCTATTGTGGAGCCCATCGAGCCGGAGAATGTTTTTGTGGAGCCCACCGAGGGGAAAAAGACATCTGAGGATACACCAATTAAAACTAAGAGAAGGTTCATTGATATCAAATTTGGTGGGCTTTCAAGAATTTGGCCTTCAAAGCTCTTGAAAACTTGA
- the LOC110898322 gene encoding serine/threonine-protein kinase PCRK2 → MVFCMRLWSSGDAQETQSGENYVTAHSHFDQGPPGAASTSRSVDYISSGVPNLNGRSTTLREFKLAELNEATKNFDQSTKIGQGGFGSVHLGVIKGSEPPFDYIQVAVKRGKNDPNVPRQWQTEVDCLGKIQHPNLVKLIGYCYEQHGNESHRLLVYEYMANGSLDHHLSGKSKQHISWPVRLNIARDAAICLKYLHEGMRDNQIIFRDFKPSNVLLDENWNAKLSDCGFVREGPQEGRSHVSTLVVGTTGYAAPEYIQTGRLTYKIDVWSYGIFLQQLITGRPPAVQKNSEIKSKCTGWVCCCTCAGKPNTTVDPKLGNEYSERSMQKISFVAEKCLVRDPNLRPTMSEVLVMVTEAIALQTQQPL, encoded by the exons ATGGTTTTCTGTATGCGATTATGGTCGTCTGGTGATGCACAAGAAACCCAATCTGGTGAAAATTATGTTACCGCCCATTCACATTTTGATCAGGGACCGCCGGGGGCTGCATCCACTTCTCGAAGTGTAGATTATATAAGCTCGGGTGTCCCGAATCTGAATGGGAGATCCACCACTCTTCGGGAATTCAAACTTGCTGAGCTTAATGAAGCCACTAAAAACTTTGACCAGTCTACCAAGATTGGGCAGGGTGGATTTGGGAGTGTACATTTGGGGGTGATTAAGGGGTCAGAGCCCCCGTTTGATTATATTCAAGTGGCTGTGAAGCGCGGTAAAAATGATCCGAAT GTACCGAGGCAATGGCAGACAGAAGTGGATTGTCTTGGGAAGATTCAACATCCGAACCTTGTGAAGCTAATCGGCTACTGTTATGAACAACACGGAAATGAAAGCCACCGGCTTTTGGTGTATGAATACATGGCTAACGGAAGCTTAGATCATCATTTATCGGGCAAGTCAAAGCAACATATCTCTTGGCCCGTGAGACTAAATATAGCCCGCGATGCTGCTATTTGTTTAAAATACCTACATGAGGGAATGCGAGACAACCAG ATCATATTTAGGGATTTTAAACCCTCGAATGTTCTTCTTGACGAGAACTGGAATGCGAAGCTTTCCGATTGCGGCTTTGTTAGGGAAGGTCCTCAAGAAGGACGGTCTCATGTCTCGACATTG GTAGTAGGAACTACGGGATATGCAGCCCCTGAATACATTCAAACGGGGCGCCTAACATACAAGATCGACGTATGGAGTTATGGCATCTTTCTTCAGCAACTGATCACGGGTCGACCTCCAGCTGTCCAAAAAAACTCCGAAATAAAATCTAAATGCACGGGATGGGTATGCTGCTGCACGTGTGCAGGAAAGCCAAACACAACAGTTGACCCGAAGCTTGGAAACGAGTATTCTGAAAGATCAATGCAAAAGATATCTTTTGTTGCTGAAAAATGCTTGGTCAGGGATCCAAACTTAAGGCCAACGATGAGTGAGGTACTGGTAATGGTGACCGAGGCTATAGCATTGCAGACTCAGCAACCTCTgtag